The following are from one region of the Acidobacteriota bacterium genome:
- a CDS encoding PD-(D/E)XK nuclease family protein yields MPVYSYSKLDLFEKCPHQFKLRYIDKIERRIEPVEILLGRTFHKTMEFLYKNLKIKIFTLDELINYFRGQWKSNFHEEIFVIKKEWSVEDYKKIGERCIEDYYRRYYPFDSSRVLSLERSIEIPLDDRGMYKIFGVIDRISQSEDGIYEIHDYKTSTTLPTQKDLDKDKQLGLYQIGVQKMWRDAQRIKLIWHFVYFDKEFSSERGEDQLKDLIRNTIALIKKVEREVRFEPHESELCEWCVYQDLCPRRKHFFIVENLTEDEYLEDDGVKLVNQYVKLKEEIDDLKIQTEKIENEMERLKDLILKYAEKEGLDVVRGDQFKATISKRVNVSYDFKNEKEREELETLIREANKWNEVCKLSFPEMRRIVTEEVWGPELTEKIKKYFKIEKLKSINLSRLKED; encoded by the coding sequence ATGCCAGTATATTCATACTCAAAATTGGATTTATTTGAAAAGTGTCCTCATCAGTTTAAGTTGAGGTATATAGATAAAATTGAAAGAAGGATAGAACCTGTTGAAATTTTGTTGGGAAGAACATTCCATAAAACGATGGAATTTCTTTACAAGAATTTGAAAATAAAAATTTTCACGCTTGATGAGTTAATAAATTACTTTAGAGGACAATGGAAATCTAATTTTCATGAGGAAATATTTGTTATAAAAAAAGAATGGTCCGTTGAAGATTATAAAAAAATCGGTGAAAGATGCATCGAAGATTATTATAGAAGATATTATCCGTTTGATTCCTCAAGAGTATTAAGCCTCGAAAGATCAATAGAAATCCCCCTTGATGATAGAGGAATGTATAAAATTTTTGGAGTAATAGATAGAATATCTCAATCAGAAGATGGAATTTATGAAATCCATGATTATAAAACTTCAACAACTTTACCTACCCAAAAAGACCTCGATAAGGATAAGCAGCTCGGTCTCTACCAGATTGGAGTCCAAAAAATGTGGAGAGATGCGCAGAGAATAAAGTTGATCTGGCACTTTGTATACTTTGATAAAGAATTTTCATCGGAAAGAGGTGAAGATCAATTAAAAGATCTAATAAGAAATACGATTGCTCTGATTAAAAAAGTAGAAAGGGAAGTAAGGTTTGAACCTCATGAATCTGAGCTATGTGAATGGTGTGTTTACCAGGATCTCTGTCCGAGAAGAAAGCATTTTTTTATCGTAGAGAATTTAACAGAAGATGAATATCTGGAAGATGATGGGGTGAAGCTTGTTAATCAATATGTAAAATTAAAAGAAGAAATAGATGATTTAAAAATACAGACGGAAAAAATTGAAAATGAAATGGAAAGGCTGAAAGACCTTATCCTCAAATATGCAGAAAAAGAAGGATTAGATGTTGTTAGAGGAGATCAATTTAAAGCTACCATATCAAAAAGAGTAAATGTTTCTTATGATTTTAAAAATGAAAAAGAAAGGGAAGAGCTTGAGACTCTAATAAGAGAAGCGAATAAATGGAATGAAGTTTGTAAATTGAGCTTTCCTGAGATGAGAAGAATAGTTACTGAAGAAGTCTGGGGGCCAGAGCTAACAGAAAAGATAAAAAAATATTTTAAAATTGAGAAGTTAAAATCTATAAATCTTTCGAGATTAAAAGAAGATTGA